The proteins below come from a single Pieris brassicae chromosome 1, ilPieBrab1.1, whole genome shotgun sequence genomic window:
- the LOC123711785 gene encoding uncharacterized protein LOC123711785: MNMSICKRDCVNVDEVYQLNVNMQNKKKELLRMLDEYELEQCIVCYRLRCSCHSKYQPIQHIRPTKEDHQAWIMASTRKEEADKEKKVLQVKQNLVNSNSCSEAAIDAFFKAFKMSSNTSVTYLSNKLAEAYSQIKKKQEYRYF, translated from the exons ATGAATATGTCTATCTGTAAAAGAGATTGTGTTAACGTTGATGAAGTATACCAATTG aaCGTAAATATGCAGAATAAGAAGAAAGAACTACTTAGAATGTTGGATGAATATGAGCTGGAGCAGTGCATTGTGTGCTACCGGCTCAGATGTTCCTGCCATTCTAAATACCAACCGATCCAACATATAAGGCCGACTAAAGAGGACCACCAGGCATGGATAATGGCCAGTACTCGTAAAGAAGAAGCCGACAAAGAAAAAAAGGTTCTGCAAGTGAAGCAGAACCTTGTCAATAGCAACAGCTGTAGTGAAGCGGCTATAGATGCCTTTTTTAAAGCGTTCAAAATGTCTTCCAATACATCTGTGACATACCTGTCGAATAAACTCGCGGAGGCATACTcccaaataaagaaaaaacaagAATATCGTTACTTCTAA
- the LOC123711859 gene encoding uncharacterized protein LOC123711859 yields the protein MKMAAITSTPINRITRDNLTVLIRNNRLNESFEFASDTDKMETDSPVRTPLNLKPISKKLFHSPVEDISPQRLEFASGNERRKQLKRKLRRRSLIPDDEVKIKMAYVEECNREGYSPEPYGGMRKRVLISLFHNKEYSMDCCD from the exons ATGAAGATGGCGGCCATCACATCTACACCAATAAACAGAATTACTCGCGACAATTTAACAGTGCTCATCAGGAATAACAGGTTGAACGAGTCCTTTGAATTTGCTTCGGATACTGATAAG atgGAAACTGATTCTCCTGTCCGAACACCTCTAAATCTAAAGCCGATAAGCAAAAAGCTGTTCCATTCACCAGTCGAGGACATTAGTCCACAGAGACTAGAGTTTGCTTCTGGGAACGAGCGAAGAAAGCAGCTAAAACGAAAATTAAGAAGAAGAAGCCTTATCCCGGATGATGAAGTGAAAATCAAGATGGCGTACGTTGAGGAATGCAATAGAGAGGGCTATAGCCCAGAACCGTACGGAGGAATGAGAAAGAGGGTGTTGATCAGTTTGTTTCACAATAAAGAGTATAGTATGGATTGCTGTgattag